In Gammaproteobacteria bacterium, one DNA window encodes the following:
- a CDS encoding molybdenum cofactor guanylyltransferase — protein MVLAGGQSRRYGSPKARVRLAGLTLLERALAILHAAGLETGVIANRVDDLPAAALSAAAPVRPDLTPGAGPLGGLHAALAWARERGDAGVFLLGCDLPLVPPTLVARLASAFDAARPTVPASPGPLGIEPLCACYPASLVAAAEEWLAAGRFGMGEFVHAHDPVVVARDELASVAGAENAFLNVNTPVDRDRAADLLSLQAGPD, from the coding sequence GTGGTGCTGGCGGGGGGGCAAAGCCGCCGCTACGGCAGCCCCAAGGCGCGGGTGCGGCTGGCCGGGCTGACGTTGCTGGAGCGAGCCCTGGCCATCCTGCACGCCGCCGGTCTGGAAACGGGAGTGATCGCCAACCGGGTGGATGATCTGCCGGCCGCCGCTCTCTCCGCGGCAGCGCCCGTCCGCCCCGACCTCACACCCGGCGCCGGCCCGCTCGGCGGGCTGCACGCGGCCCTTGCGTGGGCGCGGGAGCGGGGAGACGCGGGAGTCTTCCTGCTCGGGTGCGACCTGCCCCTGGTGCCGCCCACCCTGGTGGCGCGCCTTGCCAGCGCCTTCGACGCCGCGCGCCCGACCGTGCCGGCCAGCCCCGGCCCGCTCGGCATCGAGCCGCTGTGCGCCTGCTATCCCGCCAGCCTGGTGGCGGCCGCGGAGGAATGGCTGGCGGCAGGCCGGTTCGGCATGGGGGAGTTCGTGCACGCGCACGACCCGGTCGTGGTGGCCCGCGACGAACTCGCATCCGTCGCGGGCGCGGAAAACGCCTTCCTCAACGTGAACACCCCCGTCGACCGCGACCGCGCGGCCGACCTTCTGAGCCTGCAAGCCGGACCGGACTGA